From the Xylocopa sonorina isolate GNS202 chromosome 9, iyXylSono1_principal, whole genome shotgun sequence genome, the window GGAATTATCCGTTATGAATGCATTATTTAAACTATGATCAAACGTTTTGAGATCGTTCTGGATACTTCTAATAGTGTCAGTATTATTTTCGTACCGTCTTAGTAAATTGTTTTCGTTCTCATACCTATGGTGAATCGAACCAGAATCTAAACACTTCCTAAATGTTCCATCATACGATCGTTGATCCTCTATTCGCTTGGAAAGCCCGCTATCGTAACAATGATCTGTTTCTATATAATGCTGACTTAAATGGTCCAGTTCATAAGCACGTTTTGTTAATTGACTTTCGAACCCTGCTCTAGCGGCTAAATGGAGGTAATTGTCATCACCAATTGGAGCTTGCCTAAATTAACAAGCAACaatatattttacaattacAATAACTGAGCAATTCTACGTTGTCGAATTAGACAGGTATAGTTCAGCTTCCATTATTCAAACTTAATGTATATCCAGTAGAATGTAAAAACAAAAGATATTTTATAACTGAACTAATCTATTAAAAGACTTACTTGCTTCCATATTTGGTATCGCGTGCTAGCCTTCTAAGATAGACTCTGTGCTCGTGCTGTAAAGCGTACGCAGCTTCCCTTAATACAGTTAAAGTTTTAATACAAGAAGGCACGTCCTCTATAGGAGATCCACCACCAGGTATAGTACACATTTCATTTGCCCCATAAACAGCTTGACACTCGCACGCATTCATTAGAGTTTCAAGCCGCGGCATATTCGTAAATATTAAAGAATGTATTCGTTGCAAATCTCTATCTGGATCTAGAACCATGCGTAATCCAGCTTCTACACCTGGCGATACTTCGCAACATCCTGGGGCTACCTCTGCTACTGCTTTGCAACTACAAGCAATATTTATTTAGCAACTGAAGGACAATATGTTGACTAAAATTATATCTCTAGATTACGAATGCTTATGTGAATTTATATTTTTGCTACCACTATTCACGGACAGTTCTGACACTTAAACGGTTAAATTTTCAATAATATAAACATCCGTAATTTAGATATCGTATTTAACATACCAAAGCCACTGGCCATTAATATATGCACTTGGATGATATTTTTCTAATCGATTACTATTTGTACGACAAATCTTTGTTAAAATATCAATCCATTCTTTCTCCTCTACACAATTTCCAGCTTGGACATATAATACCCTTTGCGATTGAATAATTTGGAAcatatttttcattttaaaaGAATCCTCTTGAAGCTTCTCGACAGCTAAAATGTCTTCGAGCGATATTCTGCATAAAGGTTCTTTGCCTGCAAAATATATTATCCAtgtaatttataaaaattaaaaagcaAGGCCTCGTATCTATAACACATCTATAACAACATATTTATTCACCTTTCGCTTTAGAATAAGTCAGATCTTGTGTTGTAAGCCTGAagtatctttgtttaaaattttTTCGACCAAACCGCTTTCTACCTTGTGCCCTTTTAATCATTACTCTGAAATTAAATAACAATAATTAGACTGATCTAAGTGTATCATGGAAATGAATAGTAACATTAAGGGTGTCATTACAGACCTCTTATTACAATCAGTAGTATGCATGAGGAGAAAATATATTCTATTAGAAATGCTTTTGATTAGCAATAATTATATTTGTGAATATAAAAGAATATAACTTGCCTTGTTAAAATTAATACTTAGCAACATACAGGGCAATAATATACAaactatatgtatatacacacataATTACACATATTTCTACTATTATTGTAATTATTGTATTTATAAATGAAATATTTGTCTATCAATTACAGAGTGAAGAGAATAATTGGACTTACCCTTCTTTTAATACAATTGGTTGTTCCTGTTGACTATTCGTTCGTTGCTTCGAGATACTGCTATTACTACTAGTAGATATCAATTCTAAAAATTGTTTAACCGCTTGTATATGCCTTTCTGTGTAAAATTCTCTGAAAGAATAATCTATAAATAATATACGAAATCTGTTTGTTTATATAACAAACCACAAAACAATATTTATTTCTGTATACCTGTACACACATTCCATGTATTCTTCTTTACATACGCTACCTGCTCCACCCCTACAACTCACTAGGTTCCCTAGACTTTGAATCGTTTTAGAAATTAATGTCAACGTTCGATTAGTTTGAGAGTCCTAAAATATAAGTAATAATTCATTTATAATCGTACAATAAATTCGTATTAATCGACTTGTTGTCTTTTTCTGATGACAATCTTACAATTTGTTCAGTAGTAATGTCAAATAATCTTGGGCCCAATATCGCAGGTGCAAAGAATCGTAAAAAAATAAATCCACTGATGACTGAATATCTTACTTCCTTATTTTTTGGAAAATGTGTCGCCGCTAGTTCTTTTAAGCACCAAAACATTTCGCACATTAACGGCGGACACCGTACACCAGAAGTTGTAATAGCAGTAAATATCCTTTCAACATATTCCTGTTAAATCATATAAAAAGACAGTTCATTAGTAGTTCAatatcacaatgaatatgatacaaACCAAAACATCTCGTACTATTAATTGTAATTTCATATACCTTTAAATTCGTCAAATTAGTTTGAATTGTATTCGCATCCTTTACCCTTGTTGGATCTATCTCACATGGCTTTTTCTCAGAGAAGACTTGCTCCATAGCTGGTCTGAGTGTACTATGTAAGTAGTGAAGACCAGCCAATCTCATACCTTCGTCCATCATTTTACTCACTAACGTATTACCACGAAATATTGTTGTTGGATCACTTTAATAAGAATCGTAAATTGCAGTCTACATATCATACAAAATACCATGAGTTGTTCGAAAAGTTCGTGTGTTAATTTCTTATACAACAATCTAATAGCATTTGAAACATATTTTTTAAACTATTTCAAAGAtgatattaatttaaaaaaggACACAaactttcgagataagatgagcgtgtataaattcatttacttACGTTAATTTAGAAATCTCATGACTAGCTAAAGCACGCATTACAGAAACTAATTGTCCATAATGTACCAACACCCTAACTAACGGTTGAGCAGCTTCCATTTTGCTTGCTACAATTTCTCCCAAAATATATACAGCAGAAGATGTTATTGGTTGAACATTGACGCTGTGTAGCAACAATTTTCTAAGTCTATCGTACATTGAAGATGGGAAAACATGATCTGCTGTATAATGTATCTTTAACCGCAATGACCCTAGTCCTGGGAGTGCACCAGGTGGTGTAGAACTGTTTGAAATTTTATTTGGACGATGTTTTACCGCCCTAGGTTGCAGAAAATACCTATAAACAATGAAAATACATTgcttaaaaatgtataaaaaatacTTAATATTCTAACAGTGTGAATTGTCTAAATTTGACAAATATACAAAAATTATAGTAGTTGTAGGGGAAGTACCATGCAGTGGTTGTACTAGTTGGTTGTTTTTGTAGGCCTCTTAAAGTAACTCTAACTTCACCAAGAAAAGCTGGTTCTCCCATACCAGGAGATGAATGCCATAAACCTACAACTACTTCACCCACTTCTCCACGTTCAACGGGATAATGGTTAATATCCTTCTCTTTGGATTCTGTTATTTCTAGCTACGGAAAAAAATTGGAGAACTAAATAATTATGTGAAAATATTTCGAAAAATACATGTTTCGTGCGTAGCGACTTAATAATACGTAAACATTTCATAATGCAATTTCATTTTACCTCAAAGACGAATATTTCGTTAAAATATGGCgatactgtttttttttttattttcgtgCGTTTTAATACTTGTTTACCATTACTATAGATGACTGTAACAGTTGCAAACGGATCACAGCCACCGTTTTTAACAGTTAATTCACTACATTCTATTATCCTGTAAAAATAATCAAGGTGTCTAGATATTCAATGTACTTTCAACTTATTTCCAGAGTATAGTTTTCCTACAATGATTGTAGAAAGAACTTAGTGCGTAAGAGTAATTTACCTTACTGTAAGTTTAGGTTGAGCGTTTCCAATCTGAGGTTGAAGAGCAAGCTCCAGA encodes:
- the Rasgap1 gene encoding ras GTPase activating protein 1 isoform X1; its protein translation is MAEETRLVRVEERLKIKIGEVKNLQSRNHGSPGARDVYCVLSLDQEEIFRTTTMERTLNPFFGEEFQFEVPRKFRYLGIYVYDRDRHLKQDKILGKVAIKREDLATYHNKEHWFPLRPVDADSEVQGKVHLELALQPQIGNAQPKLTVRIIECSELTVKNGGCDPFATVTVIYSNGKQVLKRTKIKKKTVSPYFNEIFVFELEITESKEKDINHYPVERGEVGEVVVGLWHSSPGMGEPAFLGEVRVTLRGLQKQPTSTTTAWYFLQPRAVKHRPNKISNSSTPPGALPGLGSLRLKIHYTADHVFPSSMYDRLRKLLLHSVNVQPITSSAVYILGEIVASKMEAAQPLVRVLVHYGQLVSVMRALASHEISKLTDPTTIFRGNTLVSKMMDEGMRLAGLHYLHSTLRPAMEQVFSEKKPCEIDPTRVKDANTIQTNLTNLKEYVERIFTAITTSGVRCPPLMCEMFWCLKELAATHFPKNKEVRYSVISGFIFLRFFAPAILGPRLFDITTEQIDSQTNRTLTLISKTIQSLGNLVSCRGGAGSVCKEEYMECVYREFYTERHIQAVKQFLELISTSSNSSISKQRTNSQQEQPIVLKEGIYFLLMHTTDCNKRVMIKRAQGRKRFGRKNFKQRYFRLTTQDLTYSKAKGKEPLCRISLEDILAVEKLQEDSFKMKNMFQIIQSQRVLYVQAGNCVEEKEWIDILTKICRTNSNRLEKYHPSAYINGQWLCCKAVAEVAPGCCEVSPGVEAGLRMVLDPDRDLQRIHSLIFTNMPRLETLMNACECQAVYGANEMCTIPGGGSPIEDVPSCIKTLTVLREAAYALQHEHRVYLRRLARDTKYGSKQAPIGDDNYLHLAARAGFESQLTKRAYELDHLSQHYIETDHCYDSGLSKRIEDQRSYDGTFRKCLDSGSIHHRYENENNLLRRYENNTDTIRSIQNDLKTFDHSLNNAFITDNSEKNVNLENNRILDSSSLLTTDEINVSLPRKFNNYDHTKRLNECTVTKFRGDKPDISCNSLNDHIN
- the Rasgap1 gene encoding ras GTPase activating protein 1 isoform X2, with protein sequence MAEETRLVRVEERLKIKIGEVKNLQSRNHGSPGARDVYCVLSLDQEEIFRTTTMERTLNPFFGEEFQFEVPRKFRYLGIYVYDRDRHLKQDKILGKVAIKREDLATYHNKEHWFPLRPVDADSEVQGKVHLELALQPQIGNAQPKLTVRIIECSELTVKNGGCDPFATVTVIYSNGKQVLKRTKIKKKTVSPYFNEIFVFELEITESKEKDINHYPVERGEVGEVVVGLWHSSPGMGEPAFLGEVRVTLRGLQKQPTSTTTAWYFLQPRAVKHRPNKISNSSTPPGALPGLGSLRLKIHYTADHVFPSSMYDRLRKLLLHSVNVQPITSSAVYILGEIVASKMEAAQPLVRVLVHYGQLVSVMRALASHEISKLTDPTTIFRGNTLVSKMMDEGMRLAGLHYLHSTLRPAMEQVFSEKKPCEIDPTRVKDANTIQTNLTNLKEYVERIFTAITTSGVRCPPLMCEMFWCLKELAATHFPKNKEVRYSVISGFIFLRFFAPAILGPRLFDITTEQIDSQTNRTLTLISKTIQSLGNLVSCRGGAGSVCKEEYMECVYREFYTERHIQAVKQFLELISTSSNSSISKQRTNSQQEQPIVLKEGVMIKRAQGRKRFGRKNFKQRYFRLTTQDLTYSKAKGKEPLCRISLEDILAVEKLQEDSFKMKNMFQIIQSQRVLYVQAGNCVEEKEWIDILTKICRTNSNRLEKYHPSAYINGQWLCCKAVAEVAPGCCEVSPGVEAGLRMVLDPDRDLQRIHSLIFTNMPRLETLMNACECQAVYGANEMCTIPGGGSPIEDVPSCIKTLTVLREAAYALQHEHRVYLRRLARDTKYGSKQAPIGDDNYLHLAARAGFESQLTKRAYELDHLSQHYIETDHCYDSGLSKRIEDQRSYDGTFRKCLDSGSIHHRYENENNLLRRYENNTDTIRSIQNDLKTFDHSLNNAFITDNSEKNVNLENNRILDSSSLLTTDEINVSLPRKFNNYDHTKRLNECTVTKFRGDKPDISCNSLNDHIN
- the Rasgap1 gene encoding ras GTPase activating protein 1 isoform X3 codes for the protein MAEETRLVRVEERLKIKIGEVKNLQSRNHGSPGARDVYCVLSLDQEEIFRTTTMERTLNPFFGEEFQFEVPRKFRYLGIYVYDRDRHLKQDKILGKVAIKREDLATYHNKEHWFPLRPVDADSEVQGKVHLELALQPQIGNAQPKLTVRIIECSELTVKNGGCDPFATVTVIYSNGKQVLKRTKIKKKTVSPYFNEIFVFELEITESKEKDINHYPVERGEVGEVVVGLWHSSPGMGEPAFLGEVRVTLRGLQKQPTSTTTAWYFLQPRAVKHRPNKISNSSTPPGALPGLGSLRLKIHYTADHVFPSSMYDRLRKLLLHSVNVQPITSSAVYILGEIVASKMEAAQPLVRVLVHYGQLVSVMRALASHEISKLTDPTTIFRGNTLVSKMMDEGMRLAGLHYLHSTLRPAMEQVFSEKKPCEIDPTRVKDANTIQTNLTNLKEYVERIFTAITTSGVRCPPLMCEMFWCLKELAATHFPKNKEVRYSVISGFIFLRFFAPAILGPRLFDITTEQIDSQTNRTLTLISKTIQSLGNLVSCRGGAGSVCKEEYMECVYREFYTERHIQAVKQFLELISTSSNSSISKQRTNSQQEQPIVLKEGIYFLLMHTTDCNKRVMIKRAQGRKRFGRKNFKQRYFRLTTQDLTYSKAKGKEPLCRISLEDILAVEKLQEDSFKMKNMFQIIQSQRVLYVQAGNCVEEKEWIDILTKICRTNSNRLEKYHPSAYINGQWLCCKAVAEVAPGCCEVSPGVEAGLRMVLDPDRDLQRIHSLIFTNMPRLETLMNACECQAVYGANEMCTIPGGGSPIEDVPSCIKTLTVLREAAYALQHEHRVYLRRLARDTKYGSKQAPIGDDNYLHLAARAGFESQLTKRAYELDHLSQHYIETDHCYDSGLSKRIEDQRSYDGTFRKCLDSGSIHHRYENENNLLRRCL
- the Rasgap1 gene encoding ras GTPase activating protein 1 isoform X4; the protein is MAEETRLVRVEERLKIKIGEVKNLQSRNHGSPGARDVYCVLSLDQEEIFRTTTMERTLNPFFGEEFQFEVPRKFRYLGIYVYDRDRHLKQDKILGKVAIKREDLATYHNKEHWFPLRPVDADSEVQGKVHLELALQPQIGNAQPKLTVRIIECSELTVKNGGCDPFATVTVIYSNGKQVLKRTKIKKKTVSPYFNEIFVFELEITESKEKDINHYPVERGEVGEVVVGLWHSSPGMGEPAFLGEVRVTLRGLQKQPTSTTTAWYFLQPRAVKHRPNKISNSSTPPGALPGLGSLRLKIHYTADHVFPSSMYDRLRKLLLHSVNVQPITSSAVYILGEIVASKMEAAQPLVRVLVHYGQLVSVMRALASHEISKLTDPTTIFRGNTLVSKMMDEGMRLAGLHYLHSTLRPAMEQVFSEKKPCEIDPTRVKDANTIQTNLTNLKEYVERIFTAITTSGVRCPPLMCEMFWCLKELAATHFPKNKEVRYSVISGFIFLRFFAPAILGPRLFDITTEQIDSQTNRTLTLISKTIQSLGNLVSCRGGAGSVCKEEYMECVYREFYTERHIQAVKQFLELISTSSNSSISKQRTNSQQEQPIVLKEGIYFLLMHTTDCNKRVMIKRAQGRKRFGRKNFKQRYFRLTTQDLTYSKAKGKEPLCRISLEDILAVEKLQEDSFKMKNMFQIIQSQRVLYVQAGNCVEEKEWIDILTKICRTNSNRLEKYHPSAYINGQWLCCKAVAEVAPGCCEVSPGVEAGLRMVLDPDRDLQRIHSLIFTNMPRLETLMNACECQAVYGANEMCTIPGGGSPIEDVPSCIKTLTVLREAAYALQHEHRVYLRRLARDTKYGSKQAPIGDDNYLHLAARAGFESQLTKRAYELDHLSQHYIETDHCYDSGLSKRIEDQRSYDGTFRKCLDSGSIHHRCL